Proteins from one Pirellulales bacterium genomic window:
- a CDS encoding HEAT repeat domain-containing protein codes for MRCCHCRLLVLVSFSLFLGLSGCGKGNRARLPDFGSPPKPDAAQITKARDQLWPAGAAPLVTTSSPLMTTPLAREWGVRETAIDALARIGPAAIPSLIVALEDPNADVRDRAAQSLARMGPPAKEAVPVLIAALEDPDWSVRRSAARALGQIGPEAAHAVPALMRLMKSPDAEQGGPGAVRPSAGI; via the coding sequence ATGCGCTGTTGTCACTGTCGCTTGCTGGTCTTAGTTTCGTTTTCACTGTTTCTTGGGCTGTCGGGCTGCGGCAAGGGCAACCGTGCGCGACTCCCCGATTTTGGATCGCCGCCCAAGCCCGACGCGGCGCAAATCACCAAGGCGCGCGACCAACTGTGGCCCGCTGGGGCGGCACCCCTGGTGACGACCTCGTCGCCCCTGATGACGACGCCGCTGGCGAGAGAATGGGGCGTGCGCGAAACGGCGATCGACGCGCTGGCGCGGATTGGTCCGGCGGCGATCCCCAGTTTGATTGTCGCGCTAGAAGACCCCAATGCCGATGTTCGAGATCGCGCGGCCCAATCTCTGGCCCGCATGGGGCCACCCGCTAAAGAAGCCGTGCCGGTGTTGATTGCCGCTTTGGAAGATCCCGATTGGAGCGTGCGGCGCAGCGCCGCGCGCGCGCTGGGCCAGATTGGCCCCGAGGCGGCGCACGCCGTGCCCGCGCTGATGCGATTAATGAAAAGCCCCGACGCCGAGCAAGGCGGTCCCGGCGCCGTTCG